In bacterium, the following proteins share a genomic window:
- the ruvX gene encoding Holliday junction resolvase RuvX: MGRILAVDYGERRVGLALSDENAILVSATPPTLDRKALPRGQTLEAAIARVVAEWEVAEVVLGLPINMDGSQGEAAQKVIAFGALLKAALGGVPVNTWDERLTSVAAQRVRAELGIPLTKRRDKGKVDSLAAVILLQNYLAWRRGGGGLNEADPD; this comes from the coding sequence ATGGGAAGAATCCTGGCCGTGGACTACGGCGAGCGCCGGGTGGGCCTGGCCCTCTCGGATGAGAACGCGATCCTGGTGTCCGCCACGCCCCCGACCCTCGACCGCAAGGCCTTGCCCCGCGGGCAGACTCTGGAAGCGGCCATCGCGCGGGTCGTGGCCGAGTGGGAGGTGGCCGAGGTGGTGCTGGGGCTGCCGATCAACATGGACGGCAGCCAGGGCGAGGCCGCGCAGAAAGTGATCGCTTTCGGCGCATTGCTCAAGGCGGCCCTGGGCGGGGTGCCGGTCAACACCTGGGATGAGCGCCTGACCAGCGTGGCCGCCCAGCGTGTGCGCGCCGAACTGGGGATTCCGCTGACCAAACGGCGCGACAAGGGCAAGGTGGACTCGCTGGCCGCGGTGATCCTGCTGCAGAATTACCTGGCCTGGCGGCGCGGCGGTGGTGGATTGAACGAGGCTGATCCCGACTGA
- the mltG gene encoding endolytic transglycosylase MltG has translation MPEEVSREKSYWSTLGPLFAAFLAVDAVLLLAFYLTFAPSRQQAVRVHVPSGSGVRQIARILKQERVINDGLTFGLLVRLRGRGGNLRAGDYEIPPGITPWGVIDILASGQGELTRVTLPEGLTDMQMFARLADSIPSLDSLELRRLARDPSFARELGLGSEALIGYLFPDTYLVPPSIGEREMLTLMVGRFQEVWRQVCGSSSPANGLSERENVILASIVENEAVRDSERPVIASVFLNRLKLGRPLESCATVLYVLGKHKSHLLYTDLEIESPYNTYLHGGLPPGPICNPGRKSLEAVLNPSRTDYLYFVARGDGSHVFSRSLEEHVNAKNRIGRRGPGG, from the coding sequence ATGCCGGAGGAAGTGTCTCGCGAAAAAAGCTACTGGAGCACGCTCGGGCCGCTTTTTGCGGCATTCCTGGCCGTGGATGCGGTCCTTCTGCTGGCTTTCTACCTCACTTTTGCCCCCTCGCGCCAGCAGGCCGTGCGGGTGCATGTGCCCTCCGGCTCCGGGGTGCGCCAGATCGCCCGTATCCTGAAACAGGAGCGGGTGATCAACGACGGCCTCACGTTCGGACTGCTGGTCCGCCTGCGCGGCCGCGGCGGGAACCTGCGCGCCGGTGACTACGAGATCCCGCCCGGGATCACCCCCTGGGGCGTGATCGACATCCTGGCCAGCGGCCAGGGCGAGCTGACCCGGGTCACCCTGCCCGAGGGCCTGACCGACATGCAGATGTTCGCCCGCCTGGCCGACTCGATCCCAAGCCTGGACAGCCTGGAGCTGCGCCGGCTCGCCCGCGACCCGTCATTCGCCCGTGAGCTGGGCCTGGGCAGCGAGGCCCTGATCGGCTATCTGTTCCCGGACACCTACCTCGTCCCGCCCTCGATCGGCGAGCGCGAGATGCTTACGTTGATGGTCGGGCGGTTCCAGGAGGTCTGGCGCCAGGTCTGCGGCAGCTCCTCCCCGGCCAACGGCCTGAGCGAGCGGGAGAACGTGATCCTGGCCTCGATTGTCGAGAACGAGGCCGTGCGCGACAGCGAGCGCCCGGTGATCGCCTCGGTGTTCCTAAACCGCCTCAAGCTGGGACGTCCCCTCGAATCCTGCGCCACAGTGCTGTACGTGCTGGGCAAGCACAAGTCGCACCTGCTCTACACCGACCTGGAAATCGAATCGCCCTACAACACCTACCTCCACGGCGGCCTGCCCCCTGGACCGATCTGCAACCCGGGGCGCAAGAGCCTGGAGGCCGTGCTCAACCCCTCGCGCACCGATTACCTGTATTTCGTGGCCCGCGGTGACGGCAGCCACGTGTTCAGCCGCTCGCTTGAGGAGCATGTCAACGCCAAGAACCGTATCGGGCGGCGCGGCCCCGGCGGCTGA